In Bacteroidales bacterium, the following proteins share a genomic window:
- a CDS encoding penicillin-binding protein 2, which produces MNSDFTRRKYVIISIFLVMGLVYIARLFYVQVYEDKYILSAQNNVIRKQIIYPTRGLIYDRNSNVLVANDVVYDLMIIP; this is translated from the coding sequence ATGAACTCTGATTTTACTAGGCGAAAATATGTAATCATTAGTATTTTTTTGGTTATGGGCTTGGTTTACATTGCTCGATTGTTTTATGTGCAGGTATATGAAGATAAATATATTTTATCGGCTCAAAATAATGTAATTAGAAAACAAATAATTTATCCTACGCGTGGATTAATTTACGATAGAAATTCCAATGTTTTAGTGGCAAATGATGTGGTATATGATTTAATGATTATACC